In Tsuneonella dongtanensis, a single window of DNA contains:
- a CDS encoding DUF4139 domain-containing protein has protein sequence MRRLLIGLLLAGIAAPPLVAREAVDASEPTKLAVTVYRDPNRGPDEAMRRDWPQGFAMISETRQVTLPPGESTIRFEGVSEGLVAVTAIVTGLPGGTIEKNRNADLLSPGALVDGTLGNRVTVTRTNPATGEETRESAIVRTRADGGLVLQTSAGFEAVGCSGVPEKLAFDRVPAGLSARPVYSIDTASPQGGTYTVTLTYLSWGFDWQAHYVATLDEGGSADDVRMRLTSWLTLVNDNNQTFADAQLMAVAGRLKVESDFRGLSDPPDGKPLQLICYPLGRTADGSPLPYYRSDGHYPPPPPPPPPPAAVTMMEESAAIMVTGSRMSKAAMVAREEDLADLKLYRVPEPVTVSAQSQKQVAFLERESVEGKLWHTTYCAPWRAESEPQGTRLLLTTVNDRKHGLGLALPTGGITVFESTPDGELLVGEERLRDYAAGQDVEIEMGTSAQVFAACSAEADAEKRKRGDKVPMKLVVTNANPSAAKLRVTLGGSAARIGGLRGVRIKDGARIYETTVPANGTRELRWTIVDE, from the coding sequence GTGCGCCGCCTCCTGATCGGTCTGCTGCTCGCGGGCATCGCCGCGCCGCCGCTCGTGGCGCGCGAGGCGGTCGACGCGTCCGAGCCTACGAAGCTCGCGGTCACGGTCTATCGCGATCCCAACCGCGGTCCCGACGAGGCTATGCGCCGTGACTGGCCGCAGGGCTTCGCCATGATCAGCGAGACCCGTCAGGTCACCCTCCCGCCGGGCGAATCGACGATCAGGTTCGAGGGCGTCTCCGAGGGATTGGTCGCGGTGACGGCGATCGTCACCGGGCTGCCGGGCGGCACGATCGAGAAGAACCGGAACGCAGACCTGCTGAGCCCCGGCGCGCTGGTCGACGGCACGCTGGGCAACCGCGTGACCGTTACCCGCACCAATCCCGCCACCGGAGAGGAAACCCGCGAATCGGCGATCGTGCGCACCCGCGCCGATGGCGGGCTGGTGCTCCAGACGAGCGCGGGGTTCGAGGCGGTCGGCTGTTCGGGCGTGCCCGAGAAGCTCGCTTTCGACCGCGTCCCCGCCGGGCTGTCCGCACGGCCGGTCTATTCGATCGACACGGCGAGCCCGCAGGGCGGCACCTACACGGTGACGCTCACCTACCTTTCGTGGGGCTTCGACTGGCAGGCGCACTATGTCGCGACGCTCGATGAAGGCGGGTCGGCGGACGATGTCCGGATGCGCCTGACGAGCTGGCTGACGCTGGTCAACGACAACAACCAGACTTTCGCCGACGCCCAACTGATGGCGGTCGCAGGGCGCCTCAAGGTCGAGAGCGATTTTCGCGGACTGTCCGATCCGCCTGACGGGAAGCCGCTGCAACTGATCTGTTATCCCTTGGGTCGGACTGCGGATGGGTCGCCGCTGCCCTACTACCGCAGCGACGGGCACTATCCGCCGCCACCACCTCCGCCGCCGCCCCCGGCTGCAGTGACGATGATGGAAGAGAGCGCCGCGATCATGGTCACGGGCTCGCGGATGTCGAAAGCGGCGATGGTGGCGCGCGAGGAGGACCTCGCCGATCTCAAGCTCTACCGCGTGCCCGAGCCGGTCACCGTGTCCGCTCAGAGCCAGAAGCAGGTCGCCTTCCTCGAGCGCGAGAGTGTGGAGGGCAAGCTGTGGCACACGACCTACTGCGCGCCGTGGCGGGCTGAGAGCGAGCCGCAAGGGACCCGCCTCCTGCTGACGACGGTCAACGACCGGAAGCATGGCCTCGGGCTCGCCCTGCCGACCGGGGGAATCACCGTGTTCGAATCGACGCCCGACGGCGAACTGCTGGTCGGTGAAGAGCGTCTGCGCGACTATGCCGCTGGCCAGGACGTCGAAATCGAAATGGGGACGAGCGCCCAGGTATTTGCTGCCTGTTCGGCCGAGGCCGACGCGGAGAAGCGCAAACGGGGCGACAAGGTACCGATGAAGCTGGTGGTCACCAACGCCAATCCCTCGGCCGCGAAACTGCGGGTAACGCTCGGCGGCTCGGCGGCGCGAATCGGAGGTCTTCGCGGCGTGCGGATCAAGGATGGCGCGCGGATCTACGAAACCACCGTGCCGGCCAACGGGACCCGCGAACTGCGCTGGACGATCGTCGACGAGTAA
- the recA gene encoding recombinase RecA, with product MAASNLKLVEDKNLDTDRQKALDAALAQIDRAFGKGSAMKLGQKETMQVETISTGSLGLDIALGVGGLPKGRVIEVYGPESSGKTTLALHVLAECQKNGGTVAFVDAEHALDPVYAKKLGVNIDELIVSQPDTGEQALEIVDTLVRSNAIDVLVVDSVAALVPRAEIEGEMGDSHVGLQARLMSQSLRKLTGSINRSKCMVIFINQLRMKIGVMYGNPETTTGGNALKFYASVRLDIRRTGQIKDRDDIIGNTTRVKVVKNKVAPPFKQVEFDIMYGEGISKIGEILDLGVKAGIVEKSGSWFSYDSIRIGQGRENAKTYLKENPEVCDKLEAAIRGRTDAVAEEMMTGPDADDDA from the coding sequence ATGGCGGCTTCGAATCTCAAGCTGGTGGAAGACAAGAACTTGGATACGGACCGTCAGAAGGCGCTCGACGCCGCGCTCGCACAGATCGACCGCGCATTCGGCAAGGGCTCGGCGATGAAGCTGGGCCAGAAGGAAACGATGCAGGTCGAAACGATCTCGACCGGCAGCTTGGGGCTCGACATCGCGCTTGGCGTGGGTGGCTTGCCCAAGGGCCGCGTGATCGAGGTCTACGGACCCGAGAGCTCGGGCAAGACGACACTGGCGCTGCACGTTCTGGCCGAGTGCCAGAAGAATGGTGGTACGGTCGCCTTCGTGGACGCCGAGCACGCGCTCGATCCCGTCTATGCCAAGAAGCTTGGCGTCAATATCGACGAACTGATCGTCTCGCAGCCCGACACCGGCGAACAGGCGCTTGAGATTGTCGACACGCTCGTGCGTTCGAACGCGATCGACGTGCTGGTGGTGGACAGCGTCGCCGCGCTGGTCCCCCGGGCCGAGATCGAAGGCGAGATGGGCGACAGCCACGTCGGCCTCCAGGCTCGCCTGATGAGCCAGTCGCTGCGCAAGCTCACCGGCTCGATCAACCGGTCGAAGTGCATGGTGATCTTCATCAACCAGCTGCGCATGAAGATCGGCGTGATGTACGGCAATCCCGAGACCACGACCGGCGGCAACGCGCTCAAATTCTACGCCTCGGTCCGCCTCGACATCCGCCGCACCGGCCAGATCAAGGATCGCGACGACATCATCGGCAACACCACCCGCGTGAAGGTCGTCAAGAACAAGGTCGCTCCGCCGTTCAAGCAGGTCGAATTCGACATCATGTACGGCGAGGGCATCTCGAAGATCGGCGAGATCCTCGACCTCGGCGTCAAGGCTGGCATCGTCGAGAAGTCGGGCTCGTGGTTCAGCTACGACAGCATCCGCATCGGCCAGGGTCGCGAGAACGCCAAGACGTACCTCAAAGAGAACCCCGAAGTTTGCGACAAGTTGGAAGCCGCGATCCGTGGCCGGACCGACGCCGTCGCCGAGGAGATGATGACGGGTCCGGACGCGGACGACGACGCCTGA